Below is a window of Malus domestica chromosome 13, GDT2T_hap1 DNA.
ACCAGACTCTTGTGGGTTGGAAGTAGTTGTAAGGAGTGAAAACTGTGCATGGATTGAATAATCAAAACATGTAGAGAGCCCTGTTCAATTTGTTTAGGTTTTACCCCAATCTTAACTTGCATTATATACCATCAAAAGCTCAATCCAATGGACTCAAAATATGGAGCAATCTCTTCCAGTGCACGATGAGGACGAAGCGCGGAGGCCGCCTTCAAAGAGGTTAGTTGCAAACTTCTGGCGAAACTCCAAGCGATTCTATGTTTATTCGTACATATGCGGTTTTTATCTGCTTTAGTTTTGTTAGGTTGGCGAACAAAGTTGCAGTCATAACTGGGGGTGCAAGAGGGATTGGAGCTGCCGCGGCCAAGCTATTCGCCCGAAACGGAGCCCATGTCATCGTTGCTGATATACTCGACGACATAGGAGCTACACTGGCTGATTCTATCGGAGGCCGCTACATACACTGCGATGTGTCAAAGGAAGCTGATGTTGAATCGGCTGTTGAGCTTGCACTCAAATGGAAAGGCCGAATTGACATCATGTTCAACAATGCCGGCGTTCCTGGTCCCTCGGGGAGTATATCCAGCCTTGACATGGAGCAGGTCAAGGACCTCCTCTCGATCAATGTTCTCGGCGTTGTGCACGGAATCAAGTACGCTGCAGCGGCCATGATCAAAGGTCGAAGAGGAGGGAGCATCATTTGCACATCAAGCTCAGCCGGTATCATGGGAGGCCTTGGGGGACATGCCTACACATTGTCGAAGGAGGCCCTCAACGGATTGGCAAAAAGTGCCGCGTGTGAGTTGGGAGTGCATGGCATTCGAGTGAACAACATTTCGCCTCACGGGGTTCCTTCGGAGATGCTCGTCGATGCCTACAGAATGCATCTCGGGAAAATGGACATGACGGCAGAAGATGTAAGCAGAATTGTGGGAGAGAGGGGGAGCTTGTTGCGCGGGAGGTGCGCAACGGTGGAAGATGTGGCGGAAGCCGCATTGTTCATGGCCAGCGAAGACGCCGGGTTTATAACGGGACATAATCTTGTTCTTGATGGGGGTTATACTTCTGCTTGCAGTACCATGAGCTTCATCTACCAGAACAGTAACAAGGATACAGTGTAATTCGTTGCTCTCATGAAGTTCAACGACGGATGACAAGATTACAAGTCAAATTCTAATTAAAAAGTTACTGGAACAAATTAACTCTATAAATCTTCTACAAAACTGTATTCCTTCCAACAGCAAGAAGCAAACACAGAAAATGGTTGTTAATCACAATCCCAGAACTACAAAACTAATTGCTCGACGCGGCTGGTTTAGGAAGGGAGGAGAAATAGCCTTTCCCGAACCTGCAAAGCGAGAATTAATACCAAGCTGCAGATCTAAATCTTGATGTGGAAGTAATCAGAATCAAAGTGATGTAGACGAACGTAACCATCCTCACCCCCGCTTGAGAAACTGTTAAAAATACAACAAAAACCGAAAATATTAAGATAATCTCAAAGC
It encodes the following:
- the LOC103451503 gene encoding short-chain dehydrogenase reductase ATA1-like, with product MFIRTYAVFICFSFVRLANKVAVITGGARGIGAAAAKLFARNGAHVIVADILDDIGATLADSIGGRYIHCDVSKEADVESAVELALKWKGRIDIMFNNAGVPGPSGSISSLDMEQVKDLLSINVLGVVHGIKYAAAAMIKGRRGGSIICTSSSAGIMGGLGGHAYTLSKEALNGLAKSAACELGVHGIRVNNISPHGVPSEMLVDAYRMHLGKMDMTAEDVSRIVGERGSLLRGRCATVEDVAEAALFMASEDAGFITGHNLVLDGGYTSACSTMSFIYQNSNKDTV